GCCAGGTACCGGCACCAAGTGGGCGCCCCAGTCTGATCCTCGACGATGCGTAGTTCTGGCCGTTCCTTTGCGAGGCGAAGCACGGTCAGCAAGAAATTCTTGCTGCGGCTACCGTACACCCAACTCGTGCGAAAGTTGAGATGAGTGACGCCCGATGCCCGCAGTGCGTCTTCCCCCGCCAGCTTGGTGATCCCGTACTGATTGAGCGGGCCTGTGGGATCGGTCTCGGTGAAGGGCGCGCCCAGGCGGCCGTTGAACACGTAATCCGTGGAGTAATGCACCATGACACCGCCCAACCCCGCCATCACATCCGCCATGACCCGAACGGCATCCCGGTTCACCTTCATCGCCACGCCAGGATCCGACTCGGCTTGGTCGACAGCGGTATAGGCCGCGGGGTTGACTAACAACGTGGGTTTTAGCCGAAGGATGAACGCACGCAATGCGGCCTCGTCGCATAGATCCAGTTCCGCGACGTCCACGGCGGTGACGTTTCCCAGGGATGGGAGCAGCTTCGCCAATTCCCAGCCCACTTGCCCTTGGGCACCTGTCA
This window of the Betaproteobacteria bacterium genome carries:
- the rfbD gene encoding dTDP-4-dehydrorhamnose reductase, which encodes MNILLTGAQGQVGWELAKLLPSLGNVTAVDVAELDLCDEAALRAFILRLKPTLLVNPAAYTAVDQAESDPGVAMKVNRDAVRVMADVMAGLGGVMVHYSTDYVFNGRLGAPFTETDPTGPLNQYGITKLAGEDALRASGVTHLNFRTSWVYGSRSKNFLLTVLRLAKERPELRIVEDQTGAPTWCRYLARVTFEVLQRCFGSGMALERLRAEQSGTYHLTAGGVTSWYGFTREALKQRNAGAGAAHPKAIPIATKDYPTPATRPLFSVLDNSKLLRTFGIQQVPWQQQLRECLAEMP